One window from the genome of Spiractinospora alimapuensis encodes:
- a CDS encoding DUF3046 domain-containing protein — protein MRLSQLWQRMYEQFGEAYAESLAKDYVIESLGSRTVNQALADGVAAKEVWRAVCDTFGLPSTVR, from the coding sequence ATGCGACTCTCCCAACTGTGGCAACGGATGTACGAGCAGTTCGGCGAGGCCTACGCCGAGAGCCTCGCCAAGGACTACGTGATCGAGTCACTCGGCTCGCGCACCGTGAACCAGGCCCTCGCCGACGGCGTGGCCGCGAAGGAGGTATGGCGCGCGGTGTGTGACACATTCGGCCTGCCCAGCACCGTGCGCTGA
- a CDS encoding LAGLIDADG family homing endonuclease, translating to MSDTRVWSDAGLETVGELFARAHVDLDGEESVIDIRDLGIRAVNEFGNLEQVAALTRNGMRDVKKISLESGRSVSITKNHPLRVVSHSGSIVWREAQDINVGDKIVSAKFGSQESAGGWLSEDEAVFLGYLVAEGCLSIPNQFTFTNCDSVVGEEYASLVRYLFDYEVKRRDRGAAIDYKVYSRGIRETLQTQYGLDVVKAAGKSVPYCVRTAGDKAQRAFLSALFEGDGWIDTKSTVGLGTASQKLARDVQLLLYGLGIPASVYSKFNKIYERHYWSVIINPSAAHRFLSEIGFRSQRRAAQVEKNFHHPKHSPQVENIPFMRDLIRDIRDSIGGDREFDEIAGDLFRKNINLSCSPDRLHRIIQWAEARIPRQDSPAGSLLNHLRFLAGAPYTYEEVISVEDAGRQPTFDLMMPETHSFLAEGIVSHNTTVALHSVAGVQNAGGIAAFIDAEHALDPEYAKKIGVNVDDLLLSQPDTGEQALEIADMLIRSGAVSIIVIDSVAALVPRAEIEGEMGDSHVGLQARLMSQALRKIAGALRQTNTTAIFINQLREKVGVMFGCMHYNTRVTLADGSQEKIGKIVNQKMDVEVLSYDPERDEVVPRRVVNWFDNGPTDLFLQFTVGTSGGNGRSQFAATPNHLVRTPGGWREAGELLPGDRLLVRTQHQLNDQQRQVVLGAVMGDGSLSPNTRGRTGVRFRMGHGGQQADYLDWKVSLLGNIGHSRTTSDKGAVFADFTPLPELHELREVVYFGDGKKHLTWEYLKSLTPLALAVWYMDDGCFVPRSKGVQQRTAGGSGRIEICVEAMSPGSRERLLAYLRDTHGLDVKLTERGTRDIATLIFSTAATARFQEMIAPYVHESMAYKLLPRFQNQCEIEPELSEPVNRLAAAPILDIHDKPQTRSTHRFDIEVEGNHNYFVDGVMVHNSPETTTGGRALKFYSSVRLDVRRIETLKDGTDAVGNRTRVKVVKNKVAPPFKQAEFDILYGVGISREGGLIDLGVEHGVVRKAGAWFTYESHQLGQGKENARNFLREHTDIAYEIEKKIKDKLGIPMGTDADAAGAAADGAATAGEKDKDKVKEAAPATPSGGKRGARS from the coding sequence TTGTCGGACACTCGTGTTTGGTCCGATGCTGGCTTGGAAACCGTTGGTGAACTCTTCGCTCGCGCGCATGTGGACTTGGATGGCGAAGAGTCAGTCATCGACATTCGCGATCTTGGAATCAGGGCGGTTAACGAATTCGGAAACCTCGAACAGGTTGCCGCGTTGACTCGCAACGGGATGCGGGATGTAAAGAAGATCTCCTTGGAGTCTGGGCGATCGGTCTCAATTACTAAAAATCATCCCTTGAGAGTTGTTTCCCATTCGGGGAGCATCGTCTGGCGCGAGGCGCAAGACATCAATGTTGGGGACAAGATTGTTTCTGCCAAGTTTGGTTCTCAGGAGTCCGCAGGAGGGTGGCTCAGTGAGGATGAGGCGGTCTTCCTTGGCTACCTGGTAGCTGAGGGTTGCTTGAGTATTCCGAATCAATTTACATTCACAAATTGTGACTCCGTGGTTGGCGAGGAATACGCGAGTCTTGTTCGCTACTTGTTCGATTATGAGGTGAAGCGTCGAGACAGGGGTGCGGCTATTGACTACAAGGTGTATAGCCGCGGTATTCGTGAGACGCTGCAGACTCAATACGGACTCGATGTCGTCAAGGCTGCTGGAAAGTCCGTCCCTTACTGCGTGCGCACGGCTGGCGACAAGGCTCAGCGCGCATTTCTGTCTGCCTTGTTCGAGGGTGACGGCTGGATTGACACCAAATCCACGGTCGGATTGGGCACCGCGTCACAGAAGCTGGCGCGCGACGTTCAACTGCTGCTCTACGGCCTAGGGATCCCCGCTTCGGTCTACTCAAAGTTCAACAAGATCTATGAGCGGCACTACTGGAGCGTGATCATCAACCCGTCGGCCGCGCATCGTTTCCTCAGTGAGATCGGCTTCCGCTCGCAGCGTCGGGCGGCCCAGGTTGAGAAGAACTTTCATCACCCAAAGCACAGTCCACAGGTTGAGAATATCCCATTTATGCGGGATCTGATCCGCGACATTCGCGACAGTATCGGTGGAGATCGCGAGTTCGACGAAATCGCCGGCGATCTCTTTCGTAAGAACATCAACTTGTCATGTAGCCCGGACCGCCTCCATCGGATCATCCAGTGGGCTGAGGCGCGGATTCCGCGTCAAGATTCTCCCGCAGGCTCTTTGCTCAACCATCTTCGGTTCCTGGCTGGTGCTCCCTATACTTATGAGGAAGTCATCTCTGTCGAGGACGCTGGCCGCCAGCCCACATTCGATCTCATGATGCCGGAGACCCACAGTTTCCTGGCCGAAGGAATTGTCTCGCACAACACCACCGTCGCATTGCATTCTGTCGCTGGAGTGCAAAACGCCGGTGGAATCGCCGCGTTTATTGACGCCGAGCACGCGTTGGACCCGGAGTACGCCAAGAAGATCGGCGTCAACGTGGATGACCTGCTGCTCTCCCAGCCGGACACCGGTGAGCAGGCGCTCGAGATCGCGGACATGCTGATCAGGTCCGGTGCGGTCTCCATCATCGTCATCGACTCCGTCGCGGCCCTGGTCCCCCGTGCGGAGATCGAGGGCGAGATGGGCGACAGTCACGTCGGTCTCCAGGCGCGATTGATGTCCCAAGCGCTACGCAAAATCGCGGGTGCGTTGCGGCAGACGAACACCACGGCCATTTTCATTAACCAACTCCGCGAAAAAGTCGGCGTGATGTTCGGCTGTATGCATTACAACACGCGGGTTACGCTGGCCGATGGTTCGCAGGAGAAAATTGGGAAGATCGTCAACCAGAAAATGGATGTCGAGGTCCTTTCCTATGACCCAGAGCGGGACGAGGTCGTTCCGCGGCGCGTCGTCAACTGGTTCGACAACGGTCCGACCGACCTCTTCCTCCAGTTCACGGTGGGTACCTCCGGCGGCAACGGGCGGTCGCAGTTCGCGGCGACTCCGAATCACCTCGTACGCACACCCGGAGGTTGGCGAGAGGCGGGGGAGCTTCTCCCCGGCGACCGGCTCCTCGTCCGTACGCAGCACCAGTTGAACGACCAGCAGCGACAGGTCGTCCTTGGCGCGGTCATGGGGGACGGTTCCCTGTCGCCCAACACCCGTGGTCGGACCGGAGTCCGATTCCGGATGGGACACGGCGGACAGCAGGCCGACTACCTGGACTGGAAGGTCTCCCTTCTGGGCAACATCGGCCACTCCCGGACCACCAGCGACAAGGGCGCGGTGTTCGCCGACTTCACCCCGCTGCCAGAGCTGCACGAACTGCGCGAGGTCGTCTACTTCGGTGACGGCAAGAAGCACCTCACCTGGGAGTACCTGAAGTCCCTCACCCCGCTCGCCCTGGCGGTGTGGTACATGGACGACGGCTGCTTCGTTCCGCGCTCCAAGGGGGTCCAGCAGCGCACCGCTGGTGGATCAGGCCGGATCGAGATCTGTGTGGAGGCGATGAGCCCGGGGTCACGCGAACGACTCCTCGCCTATCTGCGCGACACCCACGGACTGGACGTGAAGCTGACCGAGCGTGGCACCCGGGACATCGCGACCCTGATCTTCTCCACCGCGGCCACCGCCCGGTTCCAGGAGATGATCGCGCCGTACGTGCATGAGTCCATGGCCTACAAGCTCCTGCCCCGGTTCCAGAACCAGTGCGAGATCGAGCCCGAACTCTCCGAGCCGGTCAACCGCCTGGCCGCCGCGCCCATCCTCGACATCCACGACAAGCCGCAGACACGGAGCACGCACCGCTTCGACATCGAGGTGGAGGGGAACCACAACTACTTCGTGGACGGGGTGATGGTCCACAACAGCCCCGAGACCACGACCGGTGGGCGGGCGTTGAAGTTCTACTCCTCGGTTCGGTTGGACGTGCGGCGGATCGAGACGTTGAAGGACGGGACGGACGCGGTGGGGAACCGCACGCGGGTCAAGGTGGTGAAGAACAAGGTGGCTCCGCCGTTCAAGCAGGCGGAGTTCGACATCCTGTACGGGGTGGGGATCTCCCGTGAGGGTGGGCTGATCGACCTCGGGGTCGAGCACGGGGTCGTGCGTAAGGCGGGTGCCTGGTTCACCTACGAGAGTCATCAGTTGGGGCAGGGCAAGGAGAACGCCCGGAACTTCCTGCGGGAGCACACCGACATCGCCTACGAGATCGAGAAGAAGATCAAGGACAAGCTCGGTATCCCGATGGGGACCGACGCCGATGCGGCGGGGGCGGCCGCGGATGGCGCCGCCACGGCGGGTGAGAAGGACAAGGACAAGGTGAAGGAGGCCGCGCCGGCCACGCCGTCTGGCGGCAAGCGCGGCGCGCGGAGCTAG
- a CDS encoding regulatory protein RecX, which produces MSEDQGAEAKARNICLRLLASAPRTRAQLAEALRRREVDDDTAEAVLGRFGEVGLIDDAAFAAAWVESRHTGRGLARKALAVELRRRGVAEDMVREAVSDVDPADEEEMARHLVRRKLAATRGKEPATRVRRLMGVLARKGYSSALAYRVVREELDSEGIEFELGDPDVE; this is translated from the coding sequence GTGTCGGAGGACCAGGGGGCCGAGGCCAAGGCGCGGAACATCTGTCTGCGTCTGCTGGCGTCGGCCCCCCGGACCCGGGCGCAACTGGCCGAGGCCCTGCGTCGTCGCGAGGTCGACGACGACACCGCGGAGGCGGTGCTCGGCCGGTTCGGTGAGGTCGGCCTGATCGACGACGCCGCCTTCGCCGCGGCGTGGGTGGAGTCCCGGCACACCGGGCGCGGACTGGCCCGGAAGGCCCTCGCGGTGGAGCTGCGGCGTCGTGGCGTCGCCGAGGACATGGTGCGGGAGGCGGTGTCCGACGTCGACCCCGCTGACGAGGAGGAGATGGCGCGCCACCTCGTGCGGCGGAAGCTGGCCGCGACGCGGGGGAAGGAGCCCGCGACCCGGGTGCGCCGGCTGATGGGGGTTCTGGCCCGGAAGGGATACTCCTCCGCTCTCGCCTATCGTGTTGTGCGGGAGGAATTGGATTCCGAAGGAATCGAATTCGAGCTTGGCGATCCTGACGTGGAGTAA